The sequence ATTAGTGACCGCAGATATGACAGCTTGTTTATTACATTTTAATGGTAAGAATAAGCCAAAACTACAAGTCAAGGAGAGCGAGGCAGAGAGAACTTACTCCATGATTAGCTGAGGCAAATACTGAGTGCATTACAGAAACAACATCAGTTTtcttagtaaatttttttattccaagaaAACCCTTAAGCTGTTGGAGGGCAATTGTGATGGCAGCTCCACCCATGAAACCAACAATAGCAGCATGGGATAGAAAGTCGATTAGGAACCCCAACCTGATAAATTGGCCCAAACCGGCATGATGTTACCGGAAAGAAGTGATATATAGAGAAAAACTGAAATATGAACATGATGAATATGGATACCTACAAAAAGAAACACTGCAtgtttaatttccttttcacaTTTACCTCAAAAACCCAAGGGTTACTTGGGTGATTCCGGCAAAAAATGTAGCTGTAAATGCCAGCCGCCGGTATTCTGCTGCATTGGCTACAGGATCAGCAATTTCACTCTGAAGCAGAGTCCCCAACAAGAGAGACACCACTGCCACTGGTCCTATTGCAATGTCTCTTGAACTACCCATGAAGGCGTATATCAAGGGTGGAACAAAGCTGGTGtctgaaaaatatttcaaacagAAACAACAGAAATCACTCCATCAAATTCAAGAACGAGCCAAAGGCAGCAAGATGTGCATGAATAAGGGAAACTTACACAATCCATACTGAGGATCCaaatttgcaagctttgcatACCCAATATCCTATTTTTATTCCAAAATGTAAACTATTAGAAACAGTGCAAAGTGGTGAATACGTAATATTTCTGTTTCTCATGCATCTTCTAAGCAGATAATCTACCTGGGGAATGCAAAGACTAGCGATTGTCAGCCCAGCAATGAGGTCACCTCTAAATTTTGCAAAACTGTAACTTCTTCCCCATTCAAGAATAGGGAAGATAGCTTGGAGGCCTAGGATGAACTTTTTAGATCTTGGTTGGTCCTTGAAGGAACGTAGAGGATCATCTGCAAAGAATGTCTCTTTCACAGTGGCTTTGAACTCCTTGAAGAGGTTTTGCTTAGGGGGGAGTCCAACCTTGTGAACATAAGGCGCGTCTTGAGGATGACGGTGAGAGGATGACAGGCTCCTTATATCCATATCGTACTCTTCAGTTGAATGAACAGCGGAAGACATAGACAGTTAACTTACCTGTAATGCAGGAAAGTTTATAAGATAATCATCATCATAAAGAGGGCGATGCTGATCTTAACTTTGCATAAAGAATATGAAGCAAATGCTTGAACTACTGAATCAAGCCAAGGTAAATGTTGCTTTCCAGTCTTTCCATTGAtgtgttctatatatatattaacatgtaAAATAAGCCCGTGCAAGTACAAGCTCTGAAATTTACGAACAGAACATCATGCATTTTCAGTATAGTCTTCCAAAGAAAAGCTTAGCATAAACCAACAAAGTGAAACTGTAGTCAGTGGACAATAGTCAAGAAGTTGAAGCTAACCACGACAAGGGAAGCCAGTAGGGAGAGAGAAGGCTAGGACATCCAGCGCAGGGGAATGCTAAGCCTTATTGAACATGAATGGAAGCGTAAAAGCACCTGcttatataagttttaaaaaggatactcgccaaaccttcctaattaagagagagagacaggGAATTATGATTAATTAGCAATAAGGTATGAATCTGGATCTCATGCATGTCACATACATGATACTCAGCAAATTAAGTGGacagtaattttttatttatgaccGACCTAGACATGGATTATTCAACACTTGGTGATAGATGTAAGAAGCTCTTCAACGCCTCCATAATTGTGGTGCTTTCGAAGTAAAACTACGCAATTTGAAAAGGTGTTGACTTACTGTGTATTTGGTAATGCTTCGTTTGgattaaaaaaccattaattcgatgttttttcattattattttttatgttctgaTGCagacacattaaaattattcaaaaacaactaaaaagcatcgaattaatcattttacaaaccaaatacactttaaaaaacaagagtCTAAACGCATCACCAAAAACTGTCTTAGGAGCATGGCTGGCAGCAGCTAAGAAACTCATAGCATATAGATAGAGCTTtaatgtcttgttttttttttttttttttttgagttccTCTTAAGCCATCAAAAAGGttcataaactaaaataaagggaaaagagCTTTAATGTCTTGTTGCTGAAGAATATGGTATCAGAAAAGTGGAAGGGCTAAAAACGCAACTTGATCCTCTCCAACCACAACCAGtcattaactaataaaaatagaacattttcttttaaagcTTTTAACTTTCTTTCCTGACCAAGTTATTGATTCCCATTGCTCTTATAGACCAGAAAAACAACAGATAAAATTATCTGCGGCATTGGTCTGATCAACGTcgacattcatgattattttataGAAGAAAGGGCATTTAATGAAAGCAACCAGCATTCAAGGTTAAAAGCTAAGGCCCCTCCCCggccaagaaaataaaataaaaataaaacagagcTATATTTAATTAAGAAGTACTATATACGTGATCATAAAGctcaatatttatcaatttttgggCTTTCTGAAAACCCTAAAAGCCAACTTGACTGTATCTACTAAAGCACGTCAAAAGCGTTGATTTAACTAGTTAATTAATCTTGATCCAAAACCCAAATGATAGTACATCACTACACTCATCCTACATTGTTAAACAGAATTGTCACAGCAAGCAAACAGGATAAGAATCTAAAACTTTCAGACTTTCACTGTTTTCTTTCAATGTTTAGGCACAAAAACAGTACTATACATGAGGATGAGAAGCAAAACCCAGAATTCAGAAGTTCCTTTTATCTTTTCTCTGATTTGAAACAGGAGAGCATCTTCCAAATTGCATGTCTTTTTAGAATAGAATAAAGGAGGGGCTCAAGAAAAAAGTCATCGTATCTCACCTCCTCGTTCACTTACCTTGTAATGAAAACCGTTGATAGTGGAGCAATAAGATTAACCTCTCACACTCGAAAAGATCTTCTATCCCTCGTCAAAAAAAGAAGACGCACCACCCTAGCTAGTCCTCACCATTttctgcaaataaaaataaaaaagaagaaaaggccaATGTAATGCTatacaagaagaaaaatttaCAAGTTTATAAAGTGATGAATACCTAAAAACAGAAAGCACCTTCCCATAACGTGCGCCAAACTTTGTGGTCTTTATATTTCCAGGTAGCCGTAAGCGTTCGTTATAATTAAATAAGGAGTTAAAACCTACTGTGTCTGTAACCTAAAAAGCAAGACAGACCCAAAACCCGTCCAGGTTCAATGAATTTTCTTATGTCCAACTCAGTATTTACTTATTCTTCTGCTGAAGCGAAGGTGAACCAAAAGTAATGTTAGGCGAAgaagtttaaaagaaaagtcctttaatttttttttgttcactcTCTGTTGGGCTGCCGATAAAATCTAATACTAAGATTTTGGCTTCTCAGGCCATCAAAACTGATATAatctacaaaataaataaaaaaaaactttgtattaagattttgatattttgttaaaacCAAAACAGATAAACTCTGGAATTTCTAGTCAAAAGACAGATGTTCGTAATTGCACTCTGAACGATACATATTCATTCACGaagtttgttttgcttttggctCATGTTTCATGGTTGAGATGTGGACTACATTCATTTACAGAACTGCCACTCCGTCGACAGAAACACGATACGATGCTCCTACACTATAGTCTACGGCTCTGATTTCTCGTCAACGCTCACTGGAGTAAGTTTTTTTCTCCATCTTGAGAGGGCAGGCTCCACGTGAGAGTGACATCCTTGCAAAACGTCAGTGTCGTATCGGATTAGGATGCGTTTGGGACCAGGTTCTCTCTTTTTGTAGTTTCAAACTTGGCTTGCTGTGAAACAGGTTCTCTCTCAGGCCgctcctttcaactcttcacTCACAAATCCATCTTGTCTGCCCCTTCTTGAAGGATACCATAATTAATATCACGATGGAATGAATATCGTAAGGTAGCAGGTCGTTTTTTAAccctatatataaaatacaaaataactcattattttaaatatataaatcactAAAAAGTTATGtgtgttttaattttcaaaaaataaagttaatttaataaccACACTCAAACCaacataaattatcaaaattttgcaattattagaaatttatccaaaaattatttgagtttataaattgaattttcaagaCATTTTATGTGTCCAAGAATAACTAGAATTAAGTCTAGAGACTGTTGAAGGTGTAGGAACAAGGACAACGTGTGATTAACTAGAAACAGGGTTGATCAGGTGACTCTCATCGTCACCCACAATAGTTCAAAATTACACAAACAgttggtttatttattattcttataaatgaatatgtttctcttttcttctttgtgaGTCACTGGTGCTACTGCTATAGTGAGAGGGTGGAGAAGATGATAAGCAAGGGTTATTTAGCTAAGGAGTTTGTTGCTTTTACTTTGTGGAGGAGCTAGTAGGTTTGTTAAGGTGGAGAGACGTTGGCATTGTGGTCGCTAATGTGGGGACTCCTGGTGGTTAATCGAAAAGGTTGGACTATGATGAGATATGCTATTATTTTGCAAGAGAAAAGAACAATAGTTCAGTTTTTAGGTATGCTTATGGGGAGGAGAGATTGGACTCTCCGCTGAGGTGGTCGTTCTTTGGTTTTGGTAGGGGTGTTGTGATTGTGTGGTGGAGAAAAGGGAATCGACATTAGGTTGATGATGGTTGCTTAATGGAGGTTGAAGGAGAGAAGGTGGGAACGTTGATGATGGATGCCTAGATGGTCAATGTTGCTCTATGGGTGATGGTCACAATAAAGAGAGAGGAGGATTTCTTTGGTGTTGGTTGTTAGAAAATTGCTATTATTGTGGCAATTACCTCGCATCCACTTTGTACAAGTGGAACAACTCATCACCCATTTGGTACAAAGGGGAAGCACAAATTGTGGCATAATTGATGCAATGTTTCATGGTTTTCTTGTCCCTTCCATGTTGACAAATGTGCTGGAGAAGCTTACCATCGATGCCTACAAATAGAGGCATCACTTGAGAGCAAAGTGATAGAGTGTGaaatgaagagaagagaagaagtgaGAAAGAGGAGTGGTTGTCAAGTGTAGCAATGAGAGCTGTGAGTTGAGTTTGAGTTGATGTAACCCTTCTCCTTCATGTATTTGTATTGTACCATTTCTCTAACTCTAATAATATGGACCTCTCTTGTGGATGTAGgtaatttgccgaaccacgttaaatattgtatCAGTGTGCTTAGCCTCCAATGGGTAATGATTagaacatcaccggtcggattccccaacaattggtatcaaagcatatggtttaaagtggtgtttgattttgctcaaaaatgaaagttgtcaaaattatgttttgatcatACCACTgtgaagaggaggaagagacgagCGTAGAAGTGAAAATGGCGTAAAATTTTGTCGTGGGACATGGTTGCACAAGCCAACACGCGCCGACGGGcgccacgcgtcttcttcacctaGATGGGTTGATCTGACCCGAATACTAGACAACCCGACCCATGTGCTTGACCCGAGTAAGGATGACATCATCATGATGTAAGCATGGCGTTAGCATGAATAGTTGGCATGCCATATCAGCACTCAGTCAACAGACACATCAGCATAGTGGGACCCACATGACCCGTCATCAGCCGTGAGCTGAGGGATAGGATCTAGTGCATAGGATCCTACGTACAACCAGATTTGAGATTGAATATGAGCAACTTATCAGggtagaattgttttgatcaaatcttagccgtctgaaaTGCGATTTAGATGATTTCAGACTTGTTTTCAACTAATTTGATTGTTTCGAATGCAATGGTACGGTCTGATCGTTGAGATTGAGATCGAAAGTGgtggtggtgaattattaaaagaGATTGctcgatcaggaggcatctgaagttCCTTATGGTGGTCgataaagatgaagaagaagaattcacACATGTTTACCTAATTACAAGTGTTGAACTACTAAGTGGGAAATTTTTAATTGCCTTgaaggaaggcaaaattgggatacTCTGGACACCTAATCATATGGACGATTTGAGGTGGAGAGTGAAATTGAAGAAGATCAATCTTGATAAATCaagcactggtagtctcgccaTATGTTGggaaatcaggtataaaactAGGATACctagatcacttgtaaaggaaagctaCAACAAAGCTaacaaatggttgtatatacgaaAAAACAGTAtgatggatagatatggcctaagaagttctagctaggagattgggttttaaatgggaccgttgtgacccctccaatctttcctgggaacttgcttagttgaaagattatccatacggtactattttcgtatatgtaACAATTTGTAATGAAACTATTGAAGACTAGCAAGATGACGGCACAaaggaacagttgggttccgtataatcaaggatctgatggagtggtgattttctccaaagaagttagatttggTGACTGTAATTTCTCGatgggagaattgatgaagaccctaataatagaagagaaatacagcaaaaggataaagattggcaccctattttgacttagATATGTGTTATGATAGGATGAGTTGCTGTCAAACATATGGATATGGAGAAATCAGGAGAACAAAAATTACACGAGGGCACACAGAGATTGTGCAAGAATACCTgtaggatccaacgaggtactaTAATGCGACAACAGGTGTAAGGAGAAGAAAAGTTCTCAGATGAAGTTTAGAGTAGACCGTGTGAAGGATGTACAACAAGAAGTCTTTTATGCTCTTAATAAATACAACACgcgaggacctttccaatgcatacaatgatggaaagatgagctgttgcagaaACAACTAATTAAGAGGGTGTAAACGCTTGTCGCctatgaaaggcgaagacaccaaagagagttggtgtaAATGGAGCTATCAAGCAGAAAGGCGTATAAGCTTTAAACATAGAAATCAAgatggaggattgcgaggagtgtACCGCAActctctctttctatgtagtcagtggcagtaatctctctCAAATCCATAtagtggtagagaatcttggagccattGAAGACATCTCAACTAAAGGAGAATACAACCTCTTATAAAAGGCAAAGACACCTTAAAGAGAAGATGTGAGGGCCATGAAATGAGCCCAAGTTCAGACCGTTGCATGACAATGAGCAGAGACACCTTAGGAGAAAATGTGAGGGCTATGATAGGAGCCCAATTATAAAATGCCTCAGAGTCAATGTAATGGTTATATATGAGTGGACAAGTGTATAACCAATGAAGTGgttatgatgagtatgaagacaaatgccaAATTGACTTtgatggatattgcccccatactaaagatcaatgagttagaagacatttgccttagATAATAATTGGataacttgtggagcattaagacgcgattGCTAGGAATGAGTAAAGGGCATGCACAGGTTCTtggaacaagttgactcttatcaaggtggtgagctctaATGACATtataatactcagagtatgaagacatatatggatcaaccttaATAGGTTGCCCCCAttgttaaaggtggagagctacctaaACTCTTAGGACTAAGAGTGAGAGACTcacggagaagtaaggcgtggtttcTAGTGTAGAACAGAGGGCATACGTAACTTTtagatgagtagactcttggaagagtggtgagcttgtgatcaatgaagtggctatgactGTCACACTTGAAAAGAGAAATTttcgtttgagggggtgttgtaagccttagTGTGAGGCTTGAAAAATCATTCTAGACTgagcatggttgatatgctcgaaggggaatgttatATCctagagacaagcgttaacactctttaGATGTGATGTAAGAGACCATCtaattgaaataatcttttGGTGTGAGCAAGGGTGTGTTTTGGTGACTCtagtgattgaaaggtttggtaagtacctgtaaacttggtcGAAGATGCTCTCAGAATAAAAGTTTGTAAAAGTTACAGGATACAAGTTTGTGCtaaagaagcaagaggacaattgcccacataaatagcaaagggggtgattgttaggaaTTTATCATTATTGTGGCAATTACCCCACATCCACTTTATACGAGTGGAACAACTCATCACCGGTCAGATTCCCTAACATTGGTAGCTAGGTTTTGGTCTAAAAGAAATGGTAGAGGCGAGGAGATGGTGCTGCTACTTATTACAAGGACTTGTGCTGTTGCTGCTAATGGGTGATCTATTATGGCAGGGAAAATTGGTGGAGACAGGCTAGTGCACCTTGGTTGGTTGCTAGAGGTGGTGTTTGGTATGGCTAATGAttggtctttttttattaacaggtataggatcttttttttatatattattgtatAGGTGTATTTGAGCTGATAAGTGAGATAGTGTTTTGGTATATGAGTGATTTTTGTTCTAACTAATACTCTTTTAAAATTCCTCATTTATCTTGAAAATTTCCCTTTGTTTTTTGGAACAACCACATATTTATAGACAAAACAAACTtatcttttttctcaaaattactTAGTCCCAAGCAACTACGAAAAAACTttgattattcatttttttttcatttttagtccCCAtttccaagtattttttttatatatattttaatatttttgaaaacaataatgTCAACGTcgacttaataaaattaattagtgaTTTTGAAATGAGCGCGTTAAAAACTGAACAcgttaaaagtaaatttttaattttttttttaaagtcattGCAAATTTCAAAAATGACACAATACATCCAaatgtatttttggattttttttcaaaaaaaataaatagaagaaaaataaggtaaaaaaaataggttatggAAAAAGTTTTATACCAATATATTAATTGCTAAAATATTAGGGGGTCAAATGATAAAGAAACCTTAACttcaaggattaaattgaagtttttttgtgataaatagtaataaggttttttttttcttcttgttaaagttgatttttctttttttaattgttatttttaatcacAACTATATATAGTTTGATTTTGCTAAATTGATGTTCAATAAATATTGGAATGATGTTTAAAATGATGTACatgttaaaatgaaaaaaatatcttaaaaatacatGGTAATGCAAAatagaaagatgaaattaaaaattttaaatcttgaaaaaaaaaaaaaaaaaactggtgtCTGTGTGTGTGacaaaagggaagaaaagagTAGCGAAACGACATATCGcttgacaggaaaaaaaaaaaaattgattgtcgTCTCCGTCGAAAGAAGAGGGAACAAGGTTTAAGATTGGAAGcaaggaaggagaagaaaaaaataaaagaaaatgggcGGCGCAGAAGAAGAGAAGCAAGCAAACGAGATGCCAAGGTCTAATCCAATAACACAGGCCCAGTTCCTCCTCTGGAAACGCCAAAAGGTACTTTCTTCTTCGCCCTTTACTTTCCTAGGGTTTCTTTCTATTCAAACCAATTGTCCTGGAATTCATAACTGATAATTGAgctatattgaaattttaaatatgttaatatatacCGAAACTTTCATCTTGAATCGTTGAGTTTGTTGTGTGTATCATGTCAAAGCAGTGCAACACTAGAAATATTGAACAGTTTGGCCTTTGTCCTAGGAATTAGAATAGGGAAATCTCTGTTAGCTTTTTGTGTATGAATTCACTTTAAAGGCTATTTGCGAAATAAATACAGTATTACTGAGTGGTTATGCACTTCTTTATTTGGTTCCCAATTTCATTTATCATCCAGGTATCTGTAACTTGTTGAGGGTTTAATATAATTGGCCATACATGGTAGTTCCTGATCCTTTCTATCCTATCGGCCATATATTGATTTGGTGGGTCAAAGTTATCATCAAGAAGGAATAAAGAACTGGGAAAGGGATTTTGTGGTAATGCATTTAACTGTTAGTAGCAAGAGTTGGTACCCATGTTgtgagttttcttttttatagtatttgcCGCAATGAATCTGTTACAAATCAGACACCAtcgtgaaattaaaaattttagtctGCAGTTTGTTACTAGTGAAGGTAACTGAGAGCCTTCTCAAGGCATTATAATAACTTGCTGTTAAGTAGAGGGTATTTGCATAATCCCATCTCCTTGAACTGTTACCAAGTTGATAACAAGTTCAGAGACATGATGAGGGCTCAACTAATGTTAGACtactttatttacttttttcttttataattatgacaaTGGATatctgtcttttttcttttgttctgtttttttgttttttttttttttatcaggaaGCAGATTCCTCAGCTAGAAAAGCTGAAGCTGCTAGGAAACGTGAAGAAGATATAGCTGCAGGAACAGTACAAATGAATGGCCGGGAACTCTTCTTGCATGAACCTTGGGTGTTTGATAACACTCAGTATTGAGGTTTGGTTTTTGTTCAAGAACATATAAACATATACAGACTCATTCGTGTAATGCCTGAGAGAATATCTTAACATATAATGCTCTATTTCCTGTTgactttgcttttaaaaaaacttatggtGCCTTGAGAATGCCCaatgatgttgatttttttaaaaatgtctgCTAATAGCTGGTATTATGATTTCGTAGTTGTGGTGTAAAGGAAGAACAATGGGATCAATATATGACTATAGTTATGTTTTGCTCTGCTCCTAGAACGCTATGAATGATATGAGGAAGTGATCACCTATTTTGCAAAGTCAGCAACATATTTTGCGGGCATTCAGTTTATATATTAATAGAGTAATAGTGTAGAAGAAGTGTAAACATTGTATTTTACATGTACTTTACACCGGCACTCTACTATACCTTTATTGTCGATAGGGTTTGTCAACACTCTTTGGCGCTACATAACATGGCGCGTGATTAAGGAGTCAActtacatttatttttgttccctgagtgtttttttcttttcttttcttttggtagTTGTTCCATGCAAGGTGGCTAATGTTTCTCATTCATCTAGCTGAGGCGAGCCTAACAGTTGCATCATTTGTTATACAAGTAACTTTGGGGACAGTTTGCAAATATTGCAAAGTACTCCTTTTAGGGCACCTATTCTCCCACCACTAATTACTATGCCTACTTTCTGCTCATCCTCTCGGACCCTTCACAAAATTTGAGCCTGGTTTCTCTCCCTCATCAATAATGCAGATCCTTTACCATGCTGCCTCAATACTAATTCATTCACCCATCTGTGTTCTTAATGCCCGTGTACTGCTGGAAGATAAAATCATGGACCTTGCATTTGCATTTGGGTTCCAGTGCTCGTTAAACTTCTTGTGAAGGAGGCAGCCAGCGCTGGCCTGGAAGGGTGCTTTCCTGCTTGAGTTATTCACACTTTTCCTGGCCTAGCTACTAATACACTCAGATGATTAGGTGTTGGTAGAATAGGAGTAGAAGCAGGAAAGTTGTTTGTAGCGGTTTATACACACAGATGATACGTGGTATAGTATACATATTATTATACCAAGGTTCATGTAAATGGAAAATTGTTACAGAGTCATTTGTTTCATGGAATGGCTATGGCATTTTAGAGCAAGGCATCATTGAAAGCTTGCTGCACTTTTGTCGAACCACATCCAATAGTTCATACATGGTACAGAACTGGATCTGGCACACGCCAGAGTAAGAGCACCGAAAAGAGAGAGTTCCACTGACAATTGCACTTAAACTTTATTTAAGAAGCCAGATTTCACCAGAAACATTGAATGCATTGTCCGAAGACGAAGCACTGACTCAAACTGCAACGACATAAAAGAAACTTAAAAGACGCTAAAAAGACGacataaaactaaaatagatTCGCAAGCTTAATTTTCAGCTAAAACACTAGACAATATGACTCGGATTTGACAGGATCTCTCCGcgtcctcctcctccatgtcaTATCGCCTCCCACTTCCCCTTACTCAGATCGTTTTCGCCTGCAATGAAAAACCCTTCAGTGAGAACTGGTTAGGAAGATCATAACCGGCATTTAGccccctctttctttctttttgtccttttttcatGTCTCATTTAAAGTTTTTgtggaaattgatgaaaaaataactcTCATTCAAAAAATACGTGAACATGAGCCCACTGAGAGGGAGAAACTAAACATGCAATGCGAGTTAATGAAGGTTCATAGAGCAGGAAGGATATCTACCAGAGTTCCTCTTTGACAGAGTCCAGATCACGCCTTATTTCCTCTATATCCCTATGGATGTGCTGCAAACATAAAAGAGTTGCATGTTTCATCATACAGTGAAGAAGAGGAGAGGATCCACTAAACACATTGTATTTGGATCTTCACTAATATTAATAgaattttgtaaattaatatCAGGCATACCTCAAACCTATGGTTGTAATATTTAATCCCAATTTAATAAAGAATCCAGTAcatgcagaagaagaaaaatgtacAATTAGAAATGGTCATTATACTTAGTAATGAAATATGGAatcgtgtatatatatatatatatatatagacacaaaCACAGAGAGAACTAAATAGAGAATAACCAGTCAATGAGGAATTGTAGATCCCCGCCAGAATATCGTTGAAGGAGTTGGTTCCTTTCCTGTTTATAAGCATGGAGA is a genomic window of Populus alba chromosome 5, ASM523922v2, whole genome shotgun sequence containing:
- the LOC118029325 gene encoding uncharacterized protein; this encodes MGGAEEEKQANEMPRSNPITQAQFLLWKRQKEADSSARKAEAARKREEDIAAGTVQMNGRELFLHEPWVFDNTQY